A region from the Vulpes lagopus strain Blue_001 chromosome 5, ASM1834538v1, whole genome shotgun sequence genome encodes:
- the LRRTM1 gene encoding leucine-rich repeat transmembrane neuronal protein 1, translated as MDFLLLGLCLYWLLRRPSGVVLCLLGACFQMLPAAPSGCPQLCRCEGRLLYCEALNLTEAPHNLSGLLGLSLRYNSLSELRAGQFTGLMQLTWLYLDHNHICSVQGDAFQKLRRVKELTLSSNQITQLANTTFRPMPNLRSVDLSYNKLQALAPDLFHGLRKLTTLHMRSNAIQFVPVRIFQDCRSLKFLDIGYNQLKSLARNSFAGLFKLTELHLEHNDLVKVNFAHFPRLISLHSLCLKRNKVAIVVSSLDWVWNLEKMDLSGNEIEYMEPHVFETVPHLQSLQLDSNRLTYIEPRILNSWKSLTSITLAGNLWDCGRNVCALASWLSSFQGRYDGNLQCASPEYAQGEDVLDAVYAFHLCEDGAEPTSGHLLSAVTNHSDLGLPASLATTLADGREGQLDGTHEPATVALPGGEHAENAVQIHKVVTGTMALIFSFLIVVLVLYVSWKCFPASLRQLRQCFVTQRRKQKQKQTMHQMAAMSAQEYYVDYKPNHIEGALVIINEYGSCTCHQQPARECEV; from the coding sequence ATGGATTTCCTGCTGCTCGGTCTCTGTCTATACTGGCTGCTGAGGAGGCCCTCGGGGGTGGTCTTGTGTCTGCTGGGGGCCTGCTTTCAGATGCTGCCCGCCGCCCCCAGCGGGTGCCCGCAGCTGTGCCGGTGCGAGGGGCGGCTGCTGTACTGCGAGGCGCTCAACCTCACCGAGGCGCCCCACAACCTGTCCGGCCTGCTGGGCTTGTCCCTGCGCTACAACAGCCTCTCGGAGCTGCGCGCCGGCCAGTTCACGGGGTTAATGCAGCTCACGTGGCTCTATCTGGATCACAATCACATCTGCTCGGTGCAGGGGGACGCCTTTCAGAAACTGCGCCGAGTTAAGGAACTCACACTGAGTTCCAACCAGATCACCCAACTGGCCAACACCACCTTCCGACCCATGCCCAACCTGCGCAGCGTGGACCTCTCGTACAACAAGCTGCAGGCGCTGGCGCCCGACCTCTTCCACGGGCTGCGGAAGCTCACCACGCTGCACATGCGGTCCAACGCTATCCAGTTCGTGCCGGTGCGCATCTTCCAGGACTGCCGCAGCCTCAAGTTTCTTGACATCGGATACAATCAGCTCAAGAGTCTGGCGCGCAACTCTTTCGCCGGCTTGTTCAAGCTCACCGAGCTGCACCTGGAGCACAACGACTTGGTCAAGGTGAACTTCGCCCACTTCCCGCGCCTCATCTCCCTgcactccctctgcctgaagaGGAACAAGGTGGCCATCGTGGTTAGCTCGCTGGACTGGGTTTGGAACCTGGAGAAAATGGACCTGTCGGGCAACGAGATCGAGTACATGGAGCCCCATGTGTTCGAGACCGTGCCGCACCTGCAGTCCCTGCAGCTGGACTCCAACCGCCTCACCTACATCGAGCCCCGGATCCTCAACTCCTGGAAATCGCTGACGAGCATCACCCTGGCCGGGAACCTATGGGACTGTGGGCGCAACGTGTGCGCCCTGGCCTCCTGGCTCAGCAGCTTCCAGGGGCGCTACGATGGCAACTTGCAGTGCGCCAGCCCGGAGTACGCGCAGGGCGAGGACGTCCTAGACGCCGTCTACGCCTTCCACCTGTGCGAGGATGGGGCCGAGCCCACCAGCGGCCACCTGCTCTCGGCAGTCACCAACCACAGTGACCTGGGGCTCCCGGCCAGCCTGGCCACCACGCTCGCTGACGGCAGGGAGGGGCAGCTCGACGGCACGCACGAGCCGGCCACTGTTGCTCTCCCCGGTGGCGAGCACGCCGAGAACGCCGTGCAGATCCACAAGGTGGTCACAGGCACCATGGCCCTCATCTTCTCGTTCCTCATCGTGGTCCTGGTGCTCTATGTCTCCTGGAAGTGTTTCCCAGCCAGCCTCAGGCAGCTCAGACAGTGCTTTGTCACGCAGCGCAGGaagcaaaagcagaaacagaccatGCATCAGATGGCTGCCATGTCTGCCCAGGAATACTACGTTGATTACAAACCGAACCACATTGAGGGAGCCCTGGTGATCATCAACGAGTATGGATCCTGTACCTGCCACCAGCAGCCCGCAAGGGAATGCGAGGTGTGA